In Pithys albifrons albifrons isolate INPA30051 chromosome 16, PitAlb_v1, whole genome shotgun sequence, a genomic segment contains:
- the ARPC1A gene encoding actin-related protein 2/3 complex subunit 1A, whose translation MSLHQFLLEPITCHAWNRDRTQIAISPNNHEVHIYKKSGNQWVKAHELKEHNGHITGIDWAPKSDRIVTCGADRNAYVWSQKDGVWKPTLVILRINRAATFVKWSPLENKFAVGSGARLISVCYFESENDWWVSKHIKKPIRSTVLSLDWHPNNVLLAAGSCDFKCRVFSAYIKEVDEKPASTPWGSKMPFGQLMSEFGGAGSGGWVHSVSFSASGNRLAWVSHDSTVSVADASKNMMVSQLKTEFLPLLSVSFVSENSVVAAGHDCCPMLFNCDDRGLLTFVSKLDIPKQSIQRNISAMERFRNMDKRATTEDRNTTLETLHQNSITQVSIYEIDKRDCRKFCTTGIDGAMTIWDFKTLESSIQGLRIM comes from the exons CCCCAATAACCATGAGGTCCACATCTACAAGAAGAGTGGGAACCAGTGGGTGAAGGCTCATGAGCTGAAGGAGCACAATGGACACATCACAG GCATCGACTGGGCTCCCAAGAGCGACCGCATCGTGACGTGCGGGGCTGACCGCAACGCCTACGTGTGGAGCCAGAAGGACGGCGTGTGGAAACCCACCCTGGTCATCCTGCGCATCAACCGCGCCGCCACCTTCGTCAAGTGGTCTCCCCTGGAGAACAAATTCGCTGTGGGAAGTGGAGCTCGACTTATATCCGTGTGCTACTTCGAGTCTGAAAATGACTG gtGGGTGAGCAAACACATCAAAAAGCCCATTCGTTCCACTGTCCTCAGCCTGGACTGGCACCCCAACAATGTTCTCTTGGCTGCAGGATCCTGTGACTTCAAGTGCAG GGTGTTTTCTGCTTACATTAAGGAGGTGGATGAAAAACCAGCCAGTACTCCCTGGGGCTCCAAGATGCCTTTTGGGCAGCTGATGTCGGAGTTTGGGGGAGCGGGAAGCGGTGGGTGGGTGCACAGCGTGAGCTTCTCCGCCAGCGGGAACCGCCTGGCCTGGGTCAGCCACGACAGCACCGTGTCCGTCGCTGATGCCTCCAAAAACATGAT GGtttcacagctgaaaacagagTTCCTCCCACTCCTGAGCGTGTCGTTTGTCTCTGAGAACAGCGTGGTGGCAGCT GGCCACGACTGCTGCCCCATGCTCTTCAACTGTGATGACCGTGGCCTGCTGACCTTCGTGTCCAAACTAGACATTCCAAAGCAGAGCATCCAGCGCAATATTTCCGCCATGGAGCGCTTCCGGAACATGGATAAAAGAGCCACCACGGAAGATCGTAACACCACCCTGGAGACACTGCACCAGAACAGTATAAC CCAAGTGTCAATTTATGAGATAGACAAACGGGATTGTCGGAAATTCTGCACCACCGGCATTGATGGAGCAATGACCATCTGGGATTTCAAG aCCTTGGAGTCCTCCATTCAAGGGCTACGAATCATGTAA